Below is a window of Bacteroidota bacterium DNA.
TTCCTTCCTGATTTTTTCCATGATGAATTTGAAATATTCACCCTTTTCTTTTTCTACTTTGTAAACTTTTTGACTCTCAATAAACTCAATTTGAGATGAATCAGTAAAGTTAGAAACAAGTGCTGCCAAATCATATTCGTTAAGCGTTGTTTCATTCATTTTTTTTGTTCGCAAGTCCTCAACTGAAAAAGGAGCTATCCATTCAAACCCTTCAGCAGGTTTACTAACACTAATTTCATCCGGATCAAGGCTGTTGTACTCAGCTGATTCTTTAGAAGCATTTCTAAAAGAGGTGTCTTTCATTTTAAGAATGATATCCTTTTGTGATGTTCGGATTTCAGCATTAAAATCCTGAGAAAATAAAGGAAATATTGCCCCTAAATAAATTAACATCATTATTAATACATGCCTCATATTCGCTTATCAAAGGGTTGAGTGGATTATTATCAAGTGAAATTTACATATTTCTTGCTGATTTCATATTTGATAAAGCTGATTATTCAGAAATGAAATCTGGTTTTAAATGAAGGAAATAATTTTTATTTCTGTAGACTATTGGAAAATCAATCAGTAAATAAACGGGGATGGTTTCGTAATAATTAATTCTTGTTATTGAATTATTCTGTACAGAAATGAATTCAGCATTTTTATAGGAAGTGCTTACAAATTCTGCTTTTGAATAATGTTTGTCTTCCTGATCGATATAGCGTAGGCGACTGCTAATCAGGATGCTATCAGTGCTTTCTTTTAATGTGATATCACAAGCTATATTGTTCCCAATCCGAATTTTATAATAGCATTCGTTTAAAACTAGTTTATCCTGACTTTCACGAAAATACATGCTGAAGTGTACACTTTCAATTTTCGTTATTTTGTTGTTGGTGGATAAGGCATACATACCAGATTCTGTTTCAATGGGAATCACATTGGTTTGGCAAAATCCAATATGACTAAATAAAAGAAATAATATCAAAACAGAATGTTGAAACATGTTGATGTATTTGTGTTTTTGAATGTGCCAAAGTTAAAGGATATTCCTAAAACATAACATTTTGCTTAATAAACTCAATATCCTGGATTTTTCCGACATCATACCAATCACTTGCATTATGTTCGTAAGCCATAATCTTTTCGTATTTGCAGACGTGGAGATATAGATCCACCAATGAAAAGACCTTTTCAGATGGCATATATTGAAACAATTTTGGTGAAATTATTTGAATGCCACTGAAAGCTATTTTGTGTAGAATTCCATCAGATTTCGAAATTTTTTCTTCTTTTGTACTCACATTAGTCCATCCGCAAAGATGTTTTTGTTCGTTGAATAAAAAATACCTCGATCCTTGCCTATGGCTAACAGCAAGTGATGCAATGCCATTCGATGCTTGATGAAAATCGGATAGTTTGTTGAAATCAATGTTAGAGATAATATCTACATTATGTACTAGAATGTCTTCTTCTTGCCCCAGAAGCTTTCCTGCTTGCTTTATTCCGCCACCTGTATCAAGTAATACATCCTCTTTAGAAAGCTGAATATTGATTCCAAAATTTTTGTGTTTAGTGAGGAACTCTTCTATTTGATTAGCTAGATAACAGGTGTTTATAACAATATCTGTAATCTCAAATTGGATGAATTTTTTGATCAGTATTTCCAGTAAGCTTACACCTTTTATTTCAACAAGAGCTTTGGGTTTGTTATTTGTTAATGGACGCAATCGTCTGCCTTCTCCGGCTGCTAAAATCATTCCTTTCATGTGTCAGATTTTTTGTTGAATTTCCATTTCAACATGCCTTAATTCGAGATTAATATGCTTGTTATCAGCAAAGTGTTTGGCCAACTGATTCGCGCAATAAACGGATCGATGCTGCCCGCCCGTACATCCAAATGAAATCATGAGATGATTGAATTTTCGATCCAGATAATTTTGAATACTGCAGCTAACTATGCCTTCGACTTGATTGATAAATTGTTGAACTTCATCAAGAGGACTTAAGTAATTGATTACTTCCTGATTGTTTCCTGTTAATTCTTTGAATTCTTTCAATCGCCCCGGATTAGGTAAAAAAC
It encodes the following:
- a CDS encoding NTP transferase domain-containing protein — translated: MKGMILAAGEGRRLRPLTNNKPKALVEIKGVSLLEILIKKFIQFEITDIVINTCYLANQIEEFLTKHKNFGINIQLSKEDVLLDTGGGIKQAGKLLGQEEDILVHNVDIISNIDFNKLSDFHQASNGIASLAVSHRQGSRYFLFNEQKHLCGWTNVSTKEEKISKSDGILHKIAFSGIQIISPKLFQYMPSEKVFSLVDLYLHVCKYEKIMAYEHNASDWYDVGKIQDIEFIKQNVMF
- a CDS encoding phosphotransferase enzyme family protein, translating into FLPNPGRLKEFKELTGNNQEVINYLSPLDEVQQFINQVEGIVSCSIQNYLDRKFNHLMISFGCTGGQHRSVYCANQLAKHFADNKHINLELRHVEMEIQQKI